The Methylomagnum ishizawai genome has a window encoding:
- a CDS encoding sigma 54-interacting transcriptional regulator — protein MPRFEMLLAELSAQFVNLPADQVDGAINASLQRIAETLDIDRATLGEVTADGQDGFVTHCYAKACIPPNKVQSVMTAVPLVMKTLFAGETLIVRDVAELEEETDRENFLRYGTRADLVFPLIVGGELRGGLAFSSATPRDWPERVVRGLRLIADVFANALARRRADQALRESEAQMRLAAEAAQVGLWVWEIPGDTIWGTDRARTLYGMAADAPVTIGLFLDRLVPEDRPRVERAIQRALAGGGSYREEYRIRHPDGQTRWICATGQCQLGGDGRPGRMMGAGLDITERKQAETALRRALAEIQTLKDQLQQENVYLRREIEEHQGATRIASRSPAMRHVLAQAGQVAPTPASVLITGETGTGKEVLATALHEASPRRGRAMIRVNCAAIPAALIESELFGREKGAYTGALARQIGRFELADGSTLFLDEIGELPLEAQAKLLRVLQEKEIERLGNPRPIKVDVRLIAATHRDLAQEVAAGRFREDLYYRLNVFPLRLPPLRERRDDLPPLVESFVEEFAKSMGKPIEAVAKSSLKALLNYPWPGNIRELRNVIERAVILNTGPLLRIEPPTVAGNPAAGSASAAQAGPATLAEVERGHILRVLEATGWRVRGAAGAAEILGLKPSTLESRMLKLGIRRPV, from the coding sequence ATGCCCCGTTTCGAGATGCTGCTGGCGGAACTCTCCGCCCAATTCGTCAACCTGCCCGCGGACCAGGTGGACGGGGCCATCAACGCCAGCTTGCAGCGCATCGCCGAAACCTTGGACATCGACCGCGCCACCCTGGGCGAAGTCACCGCCGACGGCCAGGATGGCTTCGTCACCCATTGCTATGCCAAAGCCTGCATCCCGCCCAACAAGGTGCAATCGGTCATGACCGCCGTGCCCCTGGTCATGAAAACCCTGTTCGCGGGCGAAACCTTGATTGTCCGCGATGTGGCCGAACTGGAGGAGGAAACCGACCGCGAGAATTTCCTGCGCTATGGCACCCGCGCCGACCTGGTTTTCCCGCTGATCGTCGGTGGGGAGTTGCGCGGCGGTTTGGCTTTTTCCTCGGCCACGCCCCGCGATTGGCCGGAACGGGTGGTGCGGGGCTTGCGCCTGATCGCCGATGTGTTCGCCAACGCCCTGGCGCGGCGGCGGGCCGACCAGGCGCTCCGGGAAAGCGAGGCCCAGATGCGCCTCGCCGCCGAGGCCGCCCAGGTCGGGCTGTGGGTTTGGGAGATTCCAGGGGACACCATTTGGGGCACCGACCGGGCGCGGACCCTCTACGGCATGGCGGCGGACGCGCCGGTCACCATCGGCTTGTTCCTGGACCGGCTGGTGCCGGAAGACCGGCCCAGGGTGGAGCGGGCGATCCAACGGGCGCTCGCGGGGGGCGGCAGCTACCGCGAGGAATACCGCATCCGCCATCCCGACGGCCAGACCCGCTGGATTTGCGCCACCGGCCAATGCCAACTGGGCGGCGATGGCCGTCCGGGGCGGATGATGGGCGCGGGACTCGACATCACCGAGCGCAAACAGGCCGAAACCGCTTTGCGGCGGGCCCTGGCCGAAATCCAAACCCTCAAGGACCAGTTGCAGCAGGAAAACGTCTACCTGCGCCGCGAAATCGAGGAACACCAGGGCGCGACCCGCATCGCCAGCCGCAGCCCCGCGATGCGCCACGTCCTGGCCCAGGCCGGGCAAGTGGCCCCGACCCCGGCCTCGGTGCTGATCACCGGCGAAACCGGCACCGGCAAGGAAGTGCTGGCGACCGCCCTGCACGAGGCCAGCCCCCGCCGGGGCCGGGCCATGATCCGGGTCAATTGCGCCGCCATCCCGGCGGCCTTGATCGAAAGCGAATTGTTCGGGCGGGAAAAGGGCGCGTACACCGGGGCGCTGGCCCGGCAGATCGGCCGCTTCGAGTTGGCGGACGGCTCGACCCTGTTCCTGGACGAGATCGGCGAATTGCCCTTGGAAGCCCAGGCCAAGCTGTTGCGGGTACTGCAAGAGAAGGAGATCGAACGCCTGGGCAATCCCAGGCCGATCAAGGTGGATGTGCGCCTGATCGCCGCCACCCACCGCGATTTGGCCCAGGAGGTCGCCGCAGGCCGGTTCCGAGAGGATTTGTATTACCGGCTCAACGTGTTCCCGCTGCGCCTGCCGCCGCTGCGGGAACGGCGCGACGACCTGCCGCCCCTGGTGGAATCCTTCGTCGAGGAATTCGCCAAGTCCATGGGCAAACCCATCGAGGCCGTCGCCAAATCCAGTTTGAAGGCGCTGCTGAACTACCCCTGGCCGGGCAATATCCGCGAATTGCGCAATGTCATCGAGCGGGCGGTGATCCTCAACACCGGGCCGCTGCTCAGGATCGAACCGCCCACGGTGGCGGGGAACCCCGCCGCCGGGTCGGCGTCCGCCGCCCAGGCCGGTCCCGCGACCCTGGCCGAGGTGGAGCGGGGCCATATCCTCCGCGTGTTGGAAGCCACCGGCTGGCGGGTGCGCGGCGCGGCGGGCGCGGCGGAAATCCTGGGGCTCAAGCCCAGCACCCTGGAAAGCCGGATGCTCAAGCTCGGCATCCGCCGCCCGGTTTGA
- a CDS encoding DMT family transporter: MNKHPRKHRSRPRRATLHHHGHPAQSGIWAALAAALLFGAGTPCAKLLLAGVDPWLMAGLLYLGSGLGLGIYRVLRRAPRAGLAPGEWPWLAGAVLVGGVVGPVLLMSGLRGMPASEAALLLNAEGVFTALLAWFAFRENFDRRIALGMASIVAGALVLGWPERAGVSASWPALAVLGACCAWGLDNNLTRKVSLADAGWIAAVKGWTAGMTNLVLAWMLGAAWPSAWEVAGALVLGGVAYGASLSLFVVALRHLGTARAGAYFSVAPFFGAALALPLLGEPIGTRLLLAGALMALGVWLHLTERHSHAHRHEALEHVHAHRHDDGHHDHGHDGPVAPGTVHSHPHRHAPQVHAHPHFPDAHHRHRH; the protein is encoded by the coding sequence ATGAACAAGCACCCCCGTAAACATCGATCCCGGCCCCGGCGGGCCACGCTCCACCACCACGGACATCCGGCCCAATCCGGCATATGGGCCGCGCTGGCGGCGGCCTTGTTATTCGGGGCCGGGACGCCCTGCGCCAAGCTGCTGCTGGCCGGGGTCGATCCCTGGCTGATGGCGGGCCTGCTCTACCTGGGGTCCGGCCTGGGCCTGGGAATCTACCGGGTGTTGCGCCGGGCACCCCGCGCCGGGCTGGCTCCGGGCGAATGGCCCTGGCTGGCCGGGGCGGTGTTGGTGGGCGGCGTGGTGGGGCCGGTATTGCTGATGTCCGGGCTGCGGGGAATGCCCGCCTCGGAAGCCGCCTTGTTGCTCAACGCGGAGGGCGTGTTCACGGCGCTGCTGGCCTGGTTCGCCTTCCGGGAGAATTTCGACCGCCGCATCGCCTTGGGGATGGCCTCGATCGTGGCCGGGGCCCTGGTGCTGGGTTGGCCGGAACGGGCCGGGGTGTCGGCGTCCTGGCCCGCGCTGGCGGTGTTGGGGGCGTGTTGCGCCTGGGGTTTGGATAACAACCTGACCCGCAAGGTATCCCTGGCCGACGCGGGTTGGATCGCGGCGGTCAAGGGCTGGACGGCGGGGATGACGAACCTGGTCCTGGCCTGGATGCTGGGGGCGGCGTGGCCCTCGGCGTGGGAAGTGGCGGGGGCGCTGGTGTTGGGCGGCGTGGCCTATGGGGCCAGTTTGAGCCTGTTCGTGGTGGCTTTGCGCCATCTGGGCACGGCCCGCGCCGGGGCTTATTTCTCGGTGGCCCCGTTCTTCGGGGCGGCGTTGGCGTTGCCGCTATTGGGCGAGCCGATCGGGACGCGCTTGCTGCTGGCCGGGGCGCTGATGGCCTTGGGGGTCTGGCTACACCTGACCGAGCGCCATAGCCACGCCCACCGCCACGAAGCCCTAGAACACGTCCACGCCCACCGCCACGACGACGGCCACCACGACCACGGGCACGACGGGCCGGTGGCCCCCGGCACGGTCCACAGCCATCCCCACCGCCACGCACCCCAGGTCCACGCCCATCCCCATTTCCCCGACGCCCATCATCGGCACCGCCATTGA
- a CDS encoding alpha-amylase family glycosyl hydrolase: protein MPGFTLHFKKPADWAEPVLIHYWHPVKSQPHTPWPGVPMRAEGGGWFCFPLEEAGLQFLFNDGRGRQTSDLAWEREGWFADGRWFDHPPTQEEIHPPVRSAPLPALAPCHARTDFREETIYFLITTRFYDGDPGNNFFCRDRIKFNPATGAAEDPHWRGDFKGLIQRLDYIKDLGFTAIWITPPVENRSGLDYHGYHAYDWTRIDPRLESPGATYQDLIDAAHAKGIKIIQDVVVNHSCQYGIRGQVHIDHLPIKYYVPQGSAPGRVDHGPYQGSLGNYAWPNRDDIDNPVAPEWYRERHASDPDGVEPLIDPKTGETLPKPGYNPGRFFGVDANQLDPDWYHQEGFICGGDWESAHPLQHKHLAGDCIDLATGRQNVKDYLIGAINRYLDMGVDALRIDTVKHIERDNLLEYVNAWKAHKPGLFVFGENLVKGYGWGDLGGGDNGPSQIRPWWYTRLGHDPRNPNAGGDSGFPQLDFGLFSTFRDTVSKGTYGGTGQVFGMDWIYGDATQLVTFLQNHDVGPDNDFKYRFKGEAWMAAAAYNLIWTARGIPCLYYGEEVEFMKGAPQDVAGEKDTLDQTGRAYFGDYLAGDRIAHTQAHPLYQHIRRLNLIRRAIPALQKARMERVAEWGGGMSFVRDYSVGGSYAVVGLAIGGGQDVRVEGVRPGLYRDAVTGQEIHAAHGVLGFHVKGNSAGVYVLDGPGKIGEDGVYLR from the coding sequence ATGCCCGGCTTCACCCTGCACTTCAAAAAACCCGCCGATTGGGCGGAACCCGTCCTGATCCATTATTGGCATCCCGTCAAATCCCAACCGCATACCCCCTGGCCCGGCGTCCCGATGCGGGCGGAGGGCGGGGGCTGGTTTTGCTTCCCGTTGGAAGAGGCCGGCCTCCAGTTCCTATTCAACGACGGGCGCGGGCGGCAGACCAGCGATCTGGCCTGGGAACGGGAGGGGTGGTTCGCCGATGGGCGCTGGTTCGACCATCCGCCGACCCAGGAAGAAATCCACCCGCCGGTGCGTTCGGCCCCCTTGCCGGCCTTGGCCCCCTGCCATGCCCGGACCGATTTCCGCGAGGAAACCATCTATTTCCTCATCACCACCCGCTTCTATGACGGCGATCCCGGCAACAATTTCTTCTGCCGCGACCGCATCAAGTTCAATCCCGCGACCGGCGCGGCGGAAGACCCGCATTGGCGCGGCGATTTCAAGGGGCTGATCCAGCGCCTCGATTACATCAAGGATTTGGGTTTCACCGCGATCTGGATCACGCCGCCGGTCGAGAACCGCTCGGGCCTGGATTATCACGGCTACCACGCCTACGATTGGACCCGCATCGATCCGCGTTTGGAATCGCCCGGCGCCACCTATCAGGACTTGATCGACGCGGCCCACGCCAAGGGCATCAAGATCATCCAGGACGTGGTGGTGAACCATTCCTGCCAGTACGGCATCCGCGGCCAGGTCCATATCGACCATTTGCCGATCAAGTATTATGTGCCGCAGGGTTCGGCGCCGGGCCGGGTCGATCATGGGCCGTACCAGGGCAGCCTCGGCAATTACGCTTGGCCGAACCGCGACGATATCGATAATCCGGTCGCGCCCGAGTGGTACCGGGAGCGCCATGCCTCCGACCCGGATGGCGTCGAGCCCTTGATCGACCCCAAGACCGGCGAGACCCTCCCCAAGCCCGGCTACAACCCAGGCCGTTTCTTCGGCGTCGACGCCAATCAACTCGATCCCGACTGGTATCACCAGGAGGGCTTCATCTGCGGCGGGGATTGGGAAAGCGCCCATCCCTTGCAACACAAGCATCTGGCCGGGGACTGCATCGACCTCGCCACCGGGCGCCAGAACGTCAAGGACTATTTGATCGGGGCCATCAACCGCTATTTGGACATGGGCGTGGACGCGCTCCGCATCGATACCGTGAAACACATCGAGCGCGACAACCTGTTGGAATACGTCAATGCCTGGAAGGCCCACAAACCGGGGCTGTTCGTGTTCGGCGAGAACTTGGTGAAGGGCTATGGTTGGGGCGACCTGGGCGGCGGCGACAACGGTCCCTCCCAAATCCGGCCCTGGTGGTATACCCGGCTGGGCCACGATCCCAGGAATCCCAACGCGGGCGGCGATTCGGGGTTCCCGCAATTGGATTTCGGTCTGTTCTCGACCTTCCGCGACACCGTCAGCAAGGGCACTTACGGTGGCACCGGCCAGGTGTTCGGTATGGATTGGATCTATGGCGACGCCACCCAATTGGTGACCTTCCTGCAAAACCACGATGTCGGCCCGGACAACGATTTCAAATACCGTTTCAAGGGCGAAGCCTGGATGGCGGCGGCGGCCTATAACCTGATCTGGACCGCCCGCGGCATCCCTTGCCTCTACTATGGCGAGGAGGTCGAATTCATGAAGGGCGCGCCGCAGGATGTGGCGGGGGAAAAGGACACCCTGGACCAGACGGGCCGGGCCTATTTCGGCGATTATCTGGCCGGGGATCGCATCGCCCACACCCAGGCCCATCCCTTGTACCAGCATATCCGGCGCTTGAACCTGATCCGCCGCGCCATCCCGGCCCTGCAAAAGGCGCGGATGGAGCGGGTGGCGGAATGGGGCGGCGGCATGAGCTTCGTGCGGGATTATTCCGTCGGTGGCAGCTATGCCGTGGTGGGGCTGGCCATCGGCGGCGGGCAGGATGTGAGGGTCGAGGGCGTCCGGCCCGGTCTGTACCGCGATGCCGTCACCGGCCAGGAAATCCACGCCGCCCATGGCGTACTGGGTTTCCATGTCAAGGGCAATTCGGCGGGCGTCTATGTGCTGGACGGGCCGGGCAAGATCGGCGAAGACGGTGTATACCTACGTTGA
- a CDS encoding glycogen synthase: MAKKPSSPDKSKAAPASKASKPAKKPAAAAPSAAPAIPAAPTQEALPLEPAPVDAVAVSAEIPVEAVVPAALEVVAAVAEPVPAEPEAAAVVAEPVPAEPEVAEAVVETTPAEPEVAEAVVETTPAEPEVAEAVAEPVPAEPEVAAAVAEPVPAEPETVATVAEAIPAEPPAIDPEPEGEPAEPQSTHVEEPLPDQEPVEIHPEEPEVHHHHRPSLFIVQIAPEMAPVAKVGGLADVVFGLTRELAIRGNHVEIILPKYSGMRYDHIYDLKEVYKDLWVPWYDGAIHCTVYFGFVYDRKCFFIEPHSNDNFFNRGSIYGFKDDVLRYAFFSRAAIEFLWKSGKHPDIIHCHDWQTALVPVFLYEFYQRLGMSHPRVCLTIHNFQHQGVTGAELLRATGLHDPARFFDYNRLRDNQYPNALNLLKGGIVYSNFVTTVSPRYAYETKDQGQGFGLEPTLHTHHLKYGGVVNGIDYDVWNPEVDRHIPAQYGVDTIERKYDNKRALRHRLMLADNAKPIVAFIGRLDPQKGLELVRHAIFYSLQRDAQFVLLGSSPYQGINEDFWGLKRMLNESPDCHLEIGFDEELSHLIYAGADMILVPSRFEPCGLTQLIALRYGTVPVVRSVGGLADTVFDKDYSHRALHERNGYVFENYDGIGLESALGRAISCYYEYPDHFRELMKNGMRSDYSWNHPGRDYLNIYDYIREK, translated from the coding sequence ATGGCCAAGAAACCCTCCAGTCCCGATAAATCCAAAGCCGCGCCCGCATCCAAAGCATCCAAACCGGCCAAGAAACCCGCCGCCGCCGCGCCGTCCGCGGCCCCGGCGATTCCCGCGGCGCCCACCCAGGAGGCTTTGCCCTTGGAACCGGCCCCGGTCGATGCCGTGGCGGTATCGGCGGAAATCCCGGTCGAGGCTGTCGTTCCCGCCGCGCTGGAAGTTGTGGCAGCCGTAGCGGAACCCGTTCCCGCCGAACCGGAAGCCGCCGCAGTCGTGGCGGAACCCGTTCCCGCCGAACCGGAAGTTGCCGAAGCCGTGGTGGAAACCACTCCCGCCGAACCGGAAGTTGCCGAAGCCGTGGTGGAAACCACTCCCGCCGAACCGGAGGTTGCCGAAGCCGTGGCGGAACCCGTCCCCGCCGAACCGGAGGTTGCCGCAGCCGTGGCGGAACCTGTCCCCGCCGAACCGGAAACTGTTGCAACCGTGGCGGAAGCCATCCCCGCCGAGCCGCCCGCCATCGACCCGGAACCCGAAGGCGAACCCGCCGAACCCCAATCCACCCACGTCGAAGAGCCGTTGCCCGACCAGGAACCCGTCGAAATCCACCCCGAAGAGCCGGAAGTGCATCACCATCACCGCCCCAGCCTGTTCATCGTGCAGATCGCCCCGGAAATGGCCCCGGTGGCCAAGGTCGGCGGTCTCGCCGATGTGGTGTTCGGCCTGACCCGCGAACTGGCGATCCGCGGCAACCATGTCGAAATCATCCTCCCCAAATACAGCGGTATGCGCTACGACCATATCTACGATTTGAAGGAGGTTTACAAAGACCTGTGGGTGCCGTGGTATGACGGCGCGATCCATTGCACGGTCTACTTCGGCTTCGTCTACGACCGCAAATGCTTCTTCATCGAGCCGCATTCCAACGACAATTTCTTCAACCGTGGCAGCATCTACGGCTTCAAGGACGATGTGCTGCGCTATGCGTTCTTCTCCCGCGCCGCCATCGAATTCCTGTGGAAGTCCGGCAAGCATCCCGACATCATCCATTGCCATGATTGGCAGACCGCCCTGGTGCCGGTGTTCCTGTACGAGTTCTACCAGCGTTTGGGGATGAGCCATCCCAGGGTGTGCCTCACCATCCACAACTTCCAGCACCAGGGCGTGACCGGGGCGGAATTGCTACGGGCCACGGGACTTCACGATCCGGCCCGCTTCTTCGATTACAACCGGCTGCGCGACAACCAGTATCCCAACGCCTTGAACCTGCTCAAGGGCGGGATCGTCTATTCCAACTTCGTCACCACGGTGTCGCCGCGCTATGCCTACGAGACCAAGGACCAGGGCCAGGGCTTCGGGCTGGAGCCGACCCTGCACACCCACCACCTCAAATACGGCGGCGTGGTCAACGGCATCGATTACGATGTCTGGAATCCCGAGGTGGACCGGCATATCCCCGCGCAATACGGCGTGGACACGATCGAGCGCAAGTACGATAACAAGCGGGCCTTGCGCCACCGCCTGATGTTGGCCGATAACGCCAAGCCCATCGTGGCCTTCATTGGCCGCCTCGACCCGCAGAAGGGCTTGGAACTGGTGCGCCATGCCATCTTCTACAGCTTGCAGCGCGACGCCCAGTTCGTGCTGTTGGGTTCCAGCCCGTACCAGGGCATCAACGAGGATTTCTGGGGACTCAAGCGGATGCTGAACGAAAGCCCGGATTGCCATCTGGAGATCGGCTTCGACGAGGAACTGTCCCACCTCATCTACGCCGGGGCCGATATGATCCTGGTGCCCAGCCGGTTCGAGCCTTGCGGCCTGACCCAGTTGATCGCGCTGCGCTATGGCACGGTGCCGGTGGTGCGCTCGGTGGGCGGCTTGGCCGATACGGTGTTCGACAAGGATTATTCGCACCGCGCCTTGCACGAGCGCAACGGCTATGTGTTCGAGAACTACGACGGCATCGGGCTGGAATCGGCCTTGGGCCGGGCGATTTCCTGCTATTACGAATATCCCGATCATTTCCGCGAACTGATGAAGAACGGGATGCGCTCGGATTATTCCTGGAACCATCCGGGGCGGGATTATTTGAACATCTACGACTATATCCGCGAAAAATAG
- a CDS encoding class I SAM-dependent methyltransferase, with translation MESGSIAALHRGKTGKVSDKWSSYLAYYDRLFLPWRDNPVRLLEIGVQNGGSLETWARYFHAAEILVGCDIDPRCAVLRYDDPRIKVVVGDANGEDARQRIAALAPQFDIVIDDGSHRSADIIQAFVGYFPRLAPGGVYVVEDTHCLYMDDFGGGLLNEAAAHAFFKRLTDVVNFQFWSGQATLNTHLHTFFGLKETPAFILDGWIDAIEFRNSLIVVHKAGTPGHDKLGDRVMVGSVAQVQTWGGLFGDGSA, from the coding sequence ATGGAATCCGGTTCGATAGCAGCCTTGCACCGTGGCAAGACCGGCAAGGTCAGCGATAAATGGTCCTCCTATCTCGCCTATTACGACCGGCTGTTCCTGCCCTGGCGCGACAATCCGGTGCGCCTGCTGGAAATCGGCGTGCAGAACGGCGGCTCCCTGGAAACCTGGGCGCGGTATTTCCACGCGGCGGAAATCCTGGTCGGGTGCGATATAGATCCCCGTTGCGCCGTCCTGCGCTACGACGATCCCCGGATCAAGGTCGTGGTCGGCGACGCCAACGGCGAGGACGCCCGCCAGCGCATCGCCGCCCTCGCGCCCCAATTCGATATCGTGATCGACGACGGCTCCCACCGCTCCGCCGATATCATCCAGGCCTTCGTCGGCTATTTCCCCCGGCTGGCACCGGGCGGCGTCTATGTGGTCGAGGACACCCATTGCCTGTACATGGACGATTTCGGCGGGGGTTTGTTGAACGAAGCCGCCGCCCACGCCTTCTTCAAGCGCCTGACCGATGTGGTGAACTTCCAGTTCTGGAGCGGGCAGGCGACCCTCAACACCCATCTCCACACCTTCTTCGGCCTCAAGGAAACCCCGGCCTTCATCCTCGATGGCTGGATCGACGCCATCGAATTCAGGAATTCGCTGATCGTCGTCCACAAGGCCGGGACGCCGGGGCACGACAAACTGGGCGACCGGGTCATGGTGGGCAGCGTGGCCCAGGTCCAGACCTGGGGCGGCTTGTTCGGGGATGGCTCGGCCTGA
- a CDS encoding response regulator transcription factor: MTNPTSIFVIDDDPVIHEQLSIVLGAVGLAAESFASAEAFLSVCEKKHHGCILLDVAMPGMSGPELQAELAQRGVRLPIVYLSACEQVAIATQAIRGGAVDFLTKPVDPGLLIERVRTALAQEEERRERERANAILFKRLAVLTEREREVLTQLMRGHSNKEIARILGISHRTVEMHRSNILAKTDTANLLELARLAEACEFFGPHHGAPVA; encoded by the coding sequence ATGACCAATCCAACCAGCATTTTCGTCATCGACGACGATCCCGTAATCCATGAGCAATTGTCCATCGTGCTGGGTGCCGTCGGACTCGCCGCCGAGAGTTTCGCCAGCGCCGAGGCCTTCCTGTCCGTGTGCGAAAAGAAGCACCATGGCTGCATCCTGCTGGATGTGGCGATGCCCGGCATGAGCGGGCCGGAACTCCAGGCCGAATTGGCCCAGCGCGGCGTCCGCCTGCCCATCGTCTATCTTTCGGCCTGCGAGCAGGTCGCCATCGCCACCCAGGCCATCCGGGGCGGGGCGGTGGATTTCCTGACCAAGCCGGTCGATCCGGGGCTCTTGATCGAGCGGGTCCGCACCGCCCTGGCCCAGGAGGAGGAACGGCGCGAGCGGGAACGGGCCAACGCCATCCTGTTCAAGCGCCTCGCGGTGCTGACCGAGCGCGAGCGCGAGGTGCTGACCCAGTTGATGCGCGGCCATTCCAACAAGGAGATCGCCCGCATCCTCGGCATCAGCCACCGCACCGTGGAGATGCACCGCTCCAACATCCTGGCCAAGACCGATACCGCCAACCTGCTAGAACTCGCCCGCCTGGCCGAGGCTTGCGAGTTCTTCGGCCCCCACCACGGAGCCCCCGTCGCCTGA
- a CDS encoding response regulator has product MRTPSPKPPRAKVAKTFCTTTEAADRLGVSVRTAQLWAENGLLRAWKTEGGHRRITLESLERLLASEEFRSLDRGEPPQKPERKPRLRVLVVEDEPNLLMLYQMRLRKWRMAPDTVFAKNGFEALVRIGLEQPHLLITDLLMPSMDGFEMLRKLRALPELADMEVVVVTGLSVGEVEERGGLPDDILVLGKPIPFDQIENIATNLAIRRDLQVD; this is encoded by the coding sequence GTGAGAACGCCCAGCCCCAAACCCCCCCGTGCCAAGGTCGCCAAGACCTTCTGCACCACCACCGAGGCCGCCGACCGGCTCGGGGTGTCCGTGCGCACCGCGCAGCTCTGGGCGGAGAACGGCCTGCTCCGCGCCTGGAAGACCGAAGGCGGGCACCGCCGCATCACCCTGGAATCCCTGGAGCGCCTGTTGGCCTCGGAGGAGTTCCGCAGCCTCGACCGGGGCGAGCCGCCCCAGAAGCCGGAGCGCAAGCCCCGCTTGCGCGTCCTGGTGGTCGAGGACGAGCCCAACCTGCTGATGCTCTACCAAATGCGGCTCAGGAAATGGCGGATGGCCCCGGATACCGTGTTCGCCAAGAACGGCTTCGAGGCCTTGGTCCGTATCGGGCTGGAACAACCCCACCTGCTCATCACCGATTTGCTGATGCCGTCCATGGATGGCTTCGAGATGTTGCGCAAGCTCCGTGCCCTGCCCGAATTGGCCGACATGGAAGTGGTGGTGGTGACCGGGCTGTCCGTCGGCGAGGTCGAGGAGCGGGGCGGTTTGCCCGACGATATCCTGGTGCTGGGGAAGCCGATCCCCTTCGACCAGATCGAAAACATCGCCACCAACTTGGCGATACGCCGCGATTTGCAGGTCGATTAG